Genomic segment of Pongo pygmaeus isolate AG05252 chromosome 1, NHGRI_mPonPyg2-v2.0_pri, whole genome shotgun sequence:
TAACTGATCATGCTGTGCATGCTTCAAAGTTCGGTGAGAAGATGGCTCATATTTTACTTCCTTTGCTGCAGCACAGTTTGTTACTTGGTGGTGAAGCCTCCTTTTTCTGTAAGGACTttttccaagattcatttacatTGTTTCTTTCATTATATCCAGTctcaaaataatcataaaattggCCTTTGCACTCAAAGGCAAGGTCATTTCCCACAGGTTCATGGCTGAGGGGGCCACCATCTCTGTTGGTGTCATTATTTGCTTTCTCATCATTTAATTTGGCCTTTTCCTGAACACCAAGTGATCTGACATTAGTGACAAAGATTTCATTGGCAGGTATCTGGCCATCACTCTTGTAAATAGGTGCACTACCTACATCAAAATCCACCTGGTGGGAACAACTCGGTAAAGGCAaagggggagaggaagaggaggatgaggaggaagaagaggcgGAGGGAGAGGAGGCAGCAGTGGAGGCACTTCCAACATTAGCATTGACAGAGAGGGGTAAATTTAGGTAGTGGCCACCACATTCTTGGTAAAAGCAGCAGGCATGAAACTTTTCACATTCCTCTTTGGCCATCCGTGGTCGTTTTCGGTAAGGGCAGTCTTGAGCCATAAACCACTCTTGGGCGGAGGTGCCATTGAAAGAGCAGGCAGGGAAGCACCAGTTATTCTGCATGATAATTTCTCCATGGATCCTTTTCATCAAATTGTTTATAAGGACAGATCTTCGGAGGTACACTTCAGGATCATCGATAAACTTTAGCTTTTCTAAGGACATATAAAGGATGTGGGCTCGTTCCTCAAAAATTGAGATGgtctacaaaccaaaaaaaaaagaaaaaaaaacaaaaaaaggaggagaaaaagcttAGAAAATGGACTATATGAAAACATCATCATAGCATACTTCTTTCTTGGCACTGTCTGGGTCTGGGCATGTTGTGGTCTTGTTCCCCAGGGTTCATTTAGAGAGGCTGTCCCCCATTCTGCTGATATTCCCTTTCCTCACTTGGCTGGAGCGCCCACCCACTTCCTGACTCACTGGTGTGGTCAAGCACTAGGGAATCGAGCCACAGTGCAGACCTCAGGAGGGACAGTTCAGGTGGTTTGATCTATTATGGTCCAGTAAGGAAGATGCTGAAACACAAAACTAATCTAATCTATTAGAAGTCAGGAGAGGAGGTACTTTCAGAGTTGGGGTGAGCAGGGCGAGGGGTAGTGTTAGAAGCAGGCAGAAGGAAGATTCTGGTTGCTGGTTATGTTTTGGTTCTTGACCTGGATGTTAGTTACATGGGTATGTTGACCTCATGAAATTCATCAAGCTGTACTGTGATACTTGTACTTTTTTATGCTTGTCtgtacaaatacacacacacagacacataactCATATATTGTACAtcaatacatgtttttaaaatgatgccAAAATGCAAGTCATAATGAATATACTTCAAACCCTGGTCTAGCCAACAAAGAGCATGAGATTTGGCTTTTAATGCTGTCCCTCTTTTAATCCTTTGGGTTTCATACTTGCAATTATCCTTGCTTGATAAGAGGACACACTAATGAATGAGGCTCAGACCCTGACAGAATCTGTCAGTTGAAGGACCAAAGTAGGCTTCCTTGTGGAGCTGAGTGGGAGACGAGATGCCGAGAGGAAATGAGAGGGCTCACCCCTGAGCTGTGTGACACTGTCACTATGTGATGGTTGGTGCAAATCCAGTAGCAACTGGGAAACTGCTACAACCACAACACAGaaactaaaaaggaaataaactgcTTGTGTCCTGGGGACCAGTTATTCCAGGTCATCAAAAAAGCAAACTGGCAGCATAACCTGAGGAGCTGTGAACTAAACCAGCCCATACTGACCAAAGGCAGGGACTACACATGCAGGGAAAAGCCCAGTACCTACCAATGCATTCTGCTGTCTTTTCATGAGCAAGGTAAAAGCAACATCTAAAGGATGAGGTGGTAGAGAGGAAAGGcaagaggagacagagaggaagatgaGTTGAAAAATCCTCTCTGCATTTCAGACAACTATGGTCTGCGGTTATACCTGCCTCGATTAAATCAGCAGATAGTTATTGAAGGAAGGTAActctaaagaaaaatgaactgatATTTCAAAAGCTTAGATGCCCAGATTCATAATTCTATGCAATTTCCCcatcttgttatttttttaactatacctacaaaaaagttagctttGGTCTTTTCTTGGAAATGAAGTCTATGTTTCAACAAACTTATATGTAACCAATGTCCAGTGAAGTGCATATTTCTACTTGTATACACACATTCAAGGATGATGAGTCTACCCATAAGAGGTCAGGAAAAGCCCTGTGTAACCACCCCCACGTGGACACACATGGAAGTAGCACTGGCTGCAGGAGCCAGAACTCAGACTGGGGAGAACACGACAGGAAAGAACAAGTGCATTTCCCCACACACAAAAGTGCGGAAGAACCATAACCTAAAACACAGTCTGAGAAATATTAaatcatacattaaaaaaattccttgGATTACATAATTTTGACATTTCTGGGTAGAAGAGCTCTTGCCAGCTTTTTCTTCAAGTACTTGTGAAAAATAACACAGGACCCAAAAAAGCGACAACGATTAATGAGGCTCCACTGAGAAGTGGCTCATTTTCATTGCTTGGGTGAAACAATTTAATTCCTGGAAGTGGATCAAGCAACTGTTACTAAGTATCTTAAactcttaataaaaataatgactattAAAAAAACATACTTTATGGCTACAGCTGCTGAGTGGTGGGTGAAAATCCTCTTCTTCCACATACTTCCTCTTAAAGTATGTGATCTTGGATGTTGTTATAGGATTTGAAATTCCCCTGTAATGTGATCCTGTGGTAATAAATCAGATACGACAAATGACATGCGGTTTGCCAGAGGTTCTCCAAACAAAATACTTTCGTTTCCTTTCCTTCTAGAGGATAACTTGGCTACATATTTGTCTGTACATGTggtgattaaaaataaacatttgtcttAATAGTTGCTATCATATGGAATCCTGTGACCCAGGCTAGGAAAAGATTTCTAGGCAATTATAGAGGAAAATCACATATtttagcatttaataaatatgcaGAATCTTAATTCTATGCAAAAGGAAACTGCAACATTCATAAAGGGGAGGAGTGTAATTTCTCTATAATatattagtatttatttaaattgtttaattaAATTCATGACAACATAGTACCACTGTTCAAATGTATACATCTTTAACTGTAACCACTGATAACCaaacaactttaaaatattattggctTTAGGTTAGTGAACAAATGGTTATCTGCACATTGGGATTataacattcctttttttcaaaatacaaaatgcaaatttttaaaatttgaattaaaattttgGGTAACTAATGTCCTTTTCACTCTCCAAAATGTAGTATGCCAACCATTAAGACCacagtttttaatcttttttagcAAAACAGACTTCATTGAgtacttgttttatattttagtttcttttaaaaatagctaatacTGCACAAAAATCCAAAGGAACTTAAACTATAAGAAGAAAGAATCAGGAAGAACATACTTCTGTTTTCttggctttaaatttttttcctacaaTCCTAAAACCAATTGTGTGCTTTACCCATTTAATGCCATaggttgcaaatttttttgtgtttgaaaagtcagaccttggtgatgagcagtaggatataaataacttccaaaagcttagcgttccaataatggaacactgggcataaatgggttaataaagaaaagaggctcatAGCTGCTGGCCCCAAGTGCAGATTCCTTTATATCTCAGGGGATAAAGGTGTCATTGTTGAGTCCACCAGAGCTTTCATAGTTGTGAGAGAACCATACAGTTCCACAGGGTagaaaaccaaaacccaaacTCAGAGTTTCAATATCTGGTTTGGCCCTCTTAAAAATACAGACACATGACTTGTATTCAAAAAGCAGCATGGGTAGAGACAGGTTTAATGCAATTTAAATATCACCTCTGGTCCTCTCTCTGGAGCTCTGGACTCACTTATGAGAGGCGCACAGGCAGCCCAGGAAGTCCCTGGAGCTTTAGCTCTCCTGGCTCAGAGGGGGAGCCCAGACACCACCTCCTGTCCACCAGGCTGGCTGCAAAGGGCAGCGAGGGGTGCGGGGGTGGGCGCGGGTCAAGGGCAATACCTGCCAGTGGGGGACCAGCTCCCCGGTCTCCCTGCAAAGGAGCCTGTGCTGGCCCTGGGGGGCTTGGGCCTCCGTAGCTgtcagcctcccatagtgtttGGTACCCAGCAATTTCAGCAGCTCCTTCCGAGACAATGGGCTCGCAGAATCTATTCATGGACAGAACCAGAGTCATCTCTGACAGCCTtagatctgaaaagaaaaaaaaaaacaagaatgaagaaaacagcCCTAATCAAGAGCAAGCCAAGGGACGGCCTTGGCATCTTCATTTCTTTGCTTTGGGAAACTTTTACTTCTTGGCCCTCCCCTTCACCctgaaacattttattattttttcaaagaaaacctCAGCAAACTCTCTAGCTGCTATTAGCTCAGCCTCTGTGTTCAGCAATCTGCATTTCATGGGCGGATCTTTAAAACCCCATTTCTTATTGTTCTCAGATTCCCCTCAGCCCTCTTCTAGACAGCTGCTTTGCCTCCTAAACACATTTTCCTCCTGACCTTCCAAAGAAAATGTACTGCTAAGAAGCCAAAACCCTTGCGCTTCCTATTAATAAGGCAAAATCAATTTTCTAGTCAATCCCCCGGGAGTCCCCTTTGATGAAATCCActaatcaatcaaaagaaaagggcAAGGGAAGCAGAAATATCCACCGTAATTCCAACTGATGCTCTGAGGTTCGGTCTGTTCCGCTGCCCCCTGCACCCTCCTCCTCTTGTTTCCGCAGGCCAGTTCCTCTACAACATGCTGGGGCTCCCTCCACTTTCTTCTCCCAAAGCAAAGCAGACAGAGAGACACTTGGTAGTTGTTTCCACCAGCCCTGATCGGCCTGAACTGGATCTGCCTCCAGTCAAAACACTGCGAGATGAAGACAGAAAATTGGCTCCAGTTTCAAGCCGTGAGTTGCAGTCCCACAGGAGCCAAGCACAACATCAACGGAGCAGGCAGAATATTAAACAGGAGCCAGGCTCTGGGGCCAGAGGCAGCCAACAACTCTTTACACTGCAAAGCCCAGACACAGAGCAGGAACTTTCCAAGAGGCAACACATCACTGCCCTTCTCTCCAGTTCACGCCCTTCTCCCTTGGGCCTGCAGGGAGATGGGAGCCTCTCTGCTCTGTGAGGCTTCCTGGGCCCCTCGATAGCTCAGGCAGTGGGGCTGCTTTCATGGGGACTCTGTGTCTTCACTTGGCCCTTTGCAGTCTCAAGGTAGGGTCAGGAGCAAGTTCAAGGGAGAGGAGAGTCTGATACGAAGGTAAAAAGACCTAGCAGCCATAGACCAGTGGTGACAGTAGCGCAACCTCAGTGCCTCCTTAACTGCCAATCCCTTTAGAAGACCCAAGCCCCCACTATCTCACTCTGTGGTTTCAAGAACTGTCACACAAGTGATGTCAGGCTTTCTGAAGATTGATTGTCTTTCAAATATAAACTAAGGGCCCagttcttgctttcttttctaaattacaCAGCTTGTAATGTTTCTGGGAAAGAGTGAATCTACCATTGTCTCGTGGGAGACTATTATTACCTACATGCTATAACAGGGGTCCACTTccaaggaaaaggaggaaaaacacCAGGGTAAGGCAAAATATCATCATTAAAGTGACAATGTCCTTCTGGCAAAAAGAGCAGCTCTTGGCAGCAATGACTCTACCTTTCACCCAGTCTTCTCTCTGAGGTCTCAAATTCTGTCCCAACCACACTGAAAAATGAAGCAAGATCTTTTGACAGACAGGGAAGGTGTACAGGTCAGTGGAGAGAATTAGGACTCAGCTGGTTTGGGCTGCTACAACACCTCCCCGTTCTCTTTTAAGATGCCCTCCAAAGAGACATCAGTAAGGACTTATTAGTAAACCTTAAGACAAGTGGGCAAAAGAAAGGTTCGATTAAATCTTTATAAAGAAacgatttatttttctctttgagtcatttatttttctctttgagtCATCAACAAAGAAATTTAGCCTACATTGATTTAACAAATTAAGCCCTTCTGTCTATCACTTCTCAAACTCCTCATCCAAGTAGGGTATCAAACTTCACGATGATTTATTCCCTGGAAGACTCTCATGAAATGGTCCAGTTTCTTAACCTATTCTAAGAGACAATCATATCAGGAAATACTATTGCCAAGAGCACATGAATTACAGCTTTTCAACAGTTAGCAGCCTTTTCTTATTGAGAGAATCAACATTTTCTAGTTTGAAGTTTACACTCACTTTTATGTTAGATCATGGGAATAAGATGCAAGCCTTTTGCCTATGCAGACTTTTATTTCATGTAAACAAAAGCAGGTTGACAAACTCATGCCccttcagaaagaaaaacatttgcagGCCCTGGCAGCAATTACTTTTGTTTAATAGGACATTATATGGGCCCTGTACTGTTTTATGTTTGTCagagtttgtttatattttaataactttttggtAGTAGCTTTTTTGGTTGTGAGGGATCTCAGTGTTTCTATTTGTTAGTATTATTTCCAGCATATGAGATCCTATTATGCACGTGAACTTGAAACATGGCATAACAGTATTTATCTTGGCTATTATTTTGTTCACAATATCTAATTttagtaagtttttcttttttaaattgagaactGTTACACACAAAACCCTAAACTAGAGAGGCTGAGTTCTACAAGTGATTTATGTAAATCTGAATAAAACATGAATGAGTTGGGATTATTTGGGAGCGGGGAGGAGATTTTGCAATTGAGTCTTCCTAGTCTATTTAAAACTTACACTGGATGTTAACAAATTAAGAAGGCAAGTTGAATGTTCACGAAAAATTGGACAGGGCAGCGTTAAGCACAAATGCTTAATGTGAAACTTTCTTCGTATTATATGTAGAGATCTAAACTGTCATAATTCTATGTCTGATAAGATTTATAATTCTGCTACTGATGTCAACAGTTCAAGTCCACAAATTCATGttctattaatattaaataaagaaaaggatATACACTAtggcaaaatttattttctaagatCAGAGATGATGGATGCAACAGAAGGGTGTTAGAGTGTGTTTTGTCTATGCATGGGtttaaaagataaggaaaaaaaaagccctaacCCTTCATCCTCAGGCTCATGAATGTCTGTTTTGACACCCAGGTGGATGTAGTGGAATGACACGTCCAGCATCCCCAGAAGGCTGAAGGCTAGAATGCCAAGCTTTTCCAGCAAATGTTCGTAGTAAAGTtaccaggcatttctatacaatttgtttttttccagatGAGTTGGGCTTGTTCTTTCCTCGAAGCAATTATGATGCTAATAGGAGTGGCTGGCACACAAAACAGGGTAGCTATGAATTCAGTGGCACCTTGAATCTAACAAGGGGCTCCAGGTCATTCTTTGCTCACCTCTTCTTCCATCTGTCATTGAAAACTGGAGAGCATTTGATTAAGATCATTATAGCAGTTAGCAGTCTGATTCCAGCACTGGAAAGCACGGAAGTAAAGGGCTTATTTCCACCCTCGATCGATGCTGCCAGTCTTAAATGGCATCAAGCCCCTGACCTCCACATTGTCCCAAAATGATCTCAATAACTTGTCCGGCTCCTGGTGGTGGTAGTGGAAGGGACTGGATGGGCGGAACAAAATCCTTCAACCCTTCTAAACAAACAGATGTCGCTTTTGTGCCGTTCCTGCAGTACACCTGTCTGCCCTGGGAAGTACATTTCTCAGCTGCAGCCCCGCGAGGCCAAGAGCTTGAAGCTGGGTCCTGTGGTTGGGGCTGCAGGTGCTGGGCCTAAAGAGCACGAAAGGGTGCTCCGATGCCCGAGCCCTGGTGCCcaaggtgtgtgtgtggcggCTGCGGGGGTGGGGTCCGAGGTTTGGAGGGCCGACCTCTTGAAGGCGGGCGGCAGCCACCAACCACATCCTGGCTCCCGCACAGACACACCCCCGGGGTGTCGGTGCCGCAGCCCTCAGCCCCTCCCCGGGTAGCCAGCAGCGCCCGGTCGGCCGCTGGCCGCAGGAGAAAGTAAACAACACCCCAAGTGTCCGGGAACAAAGGCAAGTTGTCTTTCTACGGTGCCGCAGCCGTGTGCCTCTTCTGAAGAATAAGagctattattattctttatgtcttatcctttttttttttttttttaaaccaagtttCCTTCTAAGGGAAATAAACACCAAAGGTAGGATTCCAAGGAAATGACTCACAGCGGCTGGCAGGGCTCTGGCGGGGCTGGCCCGGGCCCCCGCGCTCCAGCCCGCAGCAGATGTCGGCccggccctccctccctcccttgccgGCCAAACCCGCTGGAAGCCCGCGGTTGCGGGAGCGCCCTGCGCCCGTGGGACCTGGCGGCGAGGACGCCTATTCCCTGCTTCTGCGACCACAGCTGGGCACTCGGAAAGTTGCTAGGGCCGAAGAGgcgggaggggaggaagggaagagagaggcgGAGGCGTGGACCAGGCGGGCAGCAGCCTCAGCCCGCCGGGGAGGTGAGCTGAGGACAGAGGAGCCGCCGCCGCCCGCAGCGCGGCTCTGCTGCCTGGGAGGAGGGTGCGGGGGCGGAGGTGGCGGGGGACAGAAGGTGTCAGCTACTGCATCAATCCCTTTTTCTTGCAAACGCGCGCTCCTGACATCCACaatccctctctccccacctgcCAAGCGCCGCGGCATCCGGACCTGGGGGCACCCCTCCTACTTACCCCCTTCCCCTACGATGAGGGACTAAGCGGCCACCGAGGACCGTGAGGTCTCACCAGAGCTTCTGACCCCACCCGCCCCTGGAGTTGTCTCGGTGCGCGCGGGTGGCAGCCCGAGCAGCCCAAGAGGAGGCGGCGGTTCCCGCCCTGGTGAAGGCGCCGCGGCGCACGCTAGCCCAGGGAAAAGCCCGCGCCGCCTCCGCGCCCAGCTGTGCCTTGGCCCCCACGCCGCTCCGACCCCGCTCCGGCCGCTGCGAGTCCACTCGGTGACCTCGGCACAGCCCTGGTGCCAAGAGGGCGCGCGGGAGGCCGCGTGGGTGCCCGTCTGCGAGGGCAGGAGCCCCGGGGGGCCCTCGCCCTCCACCCGGCCCGGCCCTCCCGCCCCCGCGGCCCGCGCCCAGCCCGGCTCTTACCGCGGGGTCAGCGGGGAGGCGGCGGCCGCAGCGCTTGAGCTGCTGCTGGTCCGCTCTGGGCTCGGCGCCAGCCCGGCCGCCGGTGCACACTCGCGGGTCCCGGCCCGGCCGCCCGCTCGGCGGTGACTGCGGGTGCGCAGCGGGCGAGGGTCCCGGCAGGTCCCGCCGCCGCGACTGGGGCGCTGCGCCGCCGTCGCTGCAGACGGTTATGGTAATGAGCGGCTCTGTCTAGCGAGGAGCGTGTGAAACCCGTCAATCCTGTTTGCCATTTCCCCGTGGATTTCCGAGGAGAGGTTCTGCAGGATGCCCCCAGGGTGAGAGAGGGAACATGACAAGCGCGcccgctctccctccctccctctgctcccgccgccgccgccgctcctCAGGCTGCACACGGGGCGCCTTTcccgcacccccaccccagcccgccccctgcctccttccctccttcccgccctccctcctccttctcctcccctcccctcccggtGCCCGGGGACACGCGGGCCCAGCTCCAGCCCGCAGCCCAGACCCCACGCGCTCTCGGGCTCCCGCCCTAGCCCTGGGGCTCGGCTCCAGCCGAATAATGTATTCACTCTGCAACCTTCCGAGAtatcttgtctttttaaatttggtttagttttgttgttgttgtgtgtgcgtgtgattaaaaaaaaaaaaatctgtgccttTCCCACCCTTTGCAAAAGACTTTCTTCTCCTTTGCCACAGCAAACGGAGATGAGAAACAGATGTCTCTGCAGGACCAAACAGTTATTCTCCCTCGCCGCCCGCCCCCGCCCGTTTCCCTCCTGAGCTGCGTaagtaagtatttaaaaaaaaaaaaaaacagcaacctTGGTCCTGCTGCAACTTGAATTGGCAACTCTTTCTGGGTGGGGAGCCTCCAGGGAAAACCTccaggaaataaaaagtaatacaagAGATTGTCCTTGCTCAAGAGAATGTAATTTAAGCCTTGGAATCAGAATATTTTGCAAATAGTAATTTTCTCCTATAGTGGCCtcagagtttattttttaaaatcattaattcATAACTTCTGTCTAGGGACCCCTCCATAGTCGAGATGGGTCATTTCAGGTGTAATGAAGGCAGAGGCTTGGAAGGCATAGACCTAATAAAATCGGGAGAAGGCACCTGCACAAAAGTGTTACAAAGACTATAATGTTTGTTTACTGCCACTATGCCAGATGTGCTAAATATAACACTTCTTTAAAACAGTGATCCTCCGACTGTGAAAAACCAAACCTCTGGCTGCCTGGCTCCCTAGGAATCAAGAAGATGCACAGACTGAAAATCAAGGGAGGAAGGAACAAGATCAAGGATGAGGATTAGCATCGGCAAATTGAACTCTATCTAATTTGCATGTTTATTTCTTAGAATTGTAATTAAATTTGTGTAAtaaatgttttccatttcatttgtaCACTTAAAACTTGGGTGACTGACATGCAGTTaagtgaatttcctttttttttaaagcaaatgtagATTATTCAATAAAGCAGCAAACCAATATTAAACATAATTAGAACTAATCTGTTTTGAAGGTGTTTTTGTTGAACTTTGTACATTAAAGACTCTCAGAGGTTTTAAGGGTATTAGGAAGCTGAGAGATGGCAATTATGCTTAAAACAGATGAACCCAACAGCTTACCAAgagcattatttcattttttccaaaaGACATTCCAGGGTTGCATGCCTAAAATTGGGAATTGGGCATCCATCTTGGCTTTATTCTGaaccacattaaattgcattggCTCGTGCATGATGTAGGCCATTATGATGATAACTTAAGAACTGTAAAGATGCCATTTTGTGGAGTGAATGGAAGTTGCATGTCCAGGTTAAGAGTAGAGTATAATTTTCATCTGGGTGGGAGAGGAGGGTTAGGAAAGGCACAAGGGCGTTTAAAGCAGTGCAAGTACGTAGAAATCCAAATTTCCAAATATCTAAAACTGGTTATTATCAAACTCAAAGAACTAAATGTGAGGGTTTGGAGGCATGGCTTATTATGGTTTTCATCTCCCTATATTAAAGTTTTATAGCATTTAAAGGACTATGGGGAAATCCCCACGTACACTTGGCTGTgtcaaaatacataaaaccaaaAGGAGCAAATTAAGCATAAAATTGAGAAATAACATGAGACTAAGTTATCAGCATGGGTGCACTGGTATCTTCGGAGCTTTGGCTCTGAGAAATGAGCCTTCTGGGAAACTAGCATTGCCCTTGGGTGGAGAAGACTCTTGGCTTTAATGTTACAACAAAATGATATCACAAGTATCAAATCATTGTACTTTACAGCATCCTTGCAGTTCTGAGTATGAACTAGACCATGTCCTCATCAGATACATTAGGTTAGCATGTTTTACTGACAGCTTTCCCTGCCCTACCTTTAATCCTAAGCTTAATGTTTTTTGAGATTCAATACCCAACTGTTGACAACATGAACCTGTGTCTACAAGTACAAGAGGCAAACAAATGTCTATGGAATGAGAAACCTCATTACAAATTGAAGGTGAGTATGTGGTAGCTATGGCATGAGAAAAGAACTAACTataaatcaataatgaaaaatttggaatgagtaaatattatttataatgagGTACAATATTTAATTGAGAACTATGATGTCATcattttggggtgtgtgtgtgtgtgtgaagttccAAATAGAAGTTTGATTATAAAACTTACAATACTTTGAGCTGCAAATTTACTGAAGGCAATGgttgttttcctttgtttaacAAAGAGACTTTCAGACTTAAAATTGCTGAAACCCATTTCACAAAACCTTTTTGTCATTTCTCTGATAGGGAGATTTCACAATAAAATTTGACTTATTCAGATTGCTGTGGACACGATACCCATTTGGATTAATTGAAAGTTAAAATTACTGGCTTAAAAAAATAGAccatttttggctgggtgcggtggctcacgcctataatcccagcactttgggaggccaaggtgggtggaacacctgaggtcaggagtttgagaacagcctgaccaacacggtgaaaccccgcctctactaaaaatacaaaaaattagccgagcatggtggcaggcgcctgtaatcacagctactcaggaggctgaggtaggagaatagcttgaacccaggaggcagaggttgcagtgagccaagatcgctcca
This window contains:
- the SERTAD4 gene encoding SERTA domain-containing protein 4 isoform X2; translation: MEEECFDWRQIQFRPIRAGGNNYQVSLCLLCFGRRKWREPQHVVEELACGNKRRRVQGAAEQTEPQSISWNYDLRLSEMTLVLSMNRFCEPIVSEGAAEIAGYQTLWEADSYGGPSPPGPAQAPLQGDRGAGPPLAGSHYRGISNPITTSKITYFKRKYVEEEDFHPPLSSCSHKEQSRGQLVEDITVKRHQLRNKYKTRIPM
- the LOC129032693 gene encoding putative uncharacterized protein SERTAD4-AS1 produces the protein MSARPSLPPLPAKPAGSPRLRERPAPVGPGGEDAYSLLLRPQLGTRKVARAEEAGGEEGKREAEAWTRRAAASARRGANGDEKQMSLQDQTVILPRRPPPPVSLLSC
- the SERTAD4 gene encoding SERTA domain-containing protein 4 isoform X1, whose product is MTLVLSMNRFCEPIVSEGAAEIAGYQTLWEADSYGGPSPPGPAQAPLQGDRGAGPPLAGSHYRGISNPITTSKITYFKRKYVEEEDFHPPLSSCSHKTISIFEERAHILYMSLEKLKFIDDPEVYLRRSVLINNLMKRIHGEIIMQNNWCFPACSFNGTSAQEWFMAQDCPYRKRPRMAKEECEKFHACCFYQECGGHYLNLPLSVNANVGSASTAASSPSASSSSSSSSSSPPLPLPSCSHQVDFDVGSAPIYKSDGQIPANEIFVTNVRSLGVQEKAKLNDEKANNDTNRDGGPLSHEPVGNDLAFECKGQFYDYFETGYNERNNVNESWKKSLQKKEASPPSNKLCCSKGSKI